One window of Pirellulales bacterium genomic DNA carries:
- the preA gene encoding NAD-dependent dihydropyrimidine dehydrogenase subunit PreA produces MPNLSTTVNGLKLPNPFVIASGPPGTNANVIGKAFDEGWGAVVCKTVSLDASKVINVQPRYGRLRTAQSQEIIGWENIELISDRPFETWIDEFKQIKDKYPDRVLIASIMEEFRKDAWVEIVERCQAAGVDALECNFSCPHGLPERRMGSAMGENAEILTEVCQWVMSTAKVPVWAKMTPNVTHIEEPTRAALKAGCDGISAINTIRSVIGVNLDTLRPEPSVEGFTTAGGYSCRAILPIALRMCMEVAQVIHQEFPGRTLSGIGGIETGSDAAQFILLGCDTVQVCTYVMKFGYRCIHDMTAELSAFMDRHGFRSLDDFKGHSLQYFTTHSDLVRRQADARQAAKAAASKEKAIRADHEWKGDDFVQQSDALARG; encoded by the coding sequence ATGCCCAATCTCTCCACCACCGTCAACGGCTTAAAACTTCCCAACCCCTTCGTCATCGCCTCCGGTCCGCCGGGGACGAATGCGAACGTGATTGGCAAGGCATTTGACGAGGGCTGGGGAGCCGTCGTTTGCAAGACGGTCAGTCTCGATGCTTCGAAGGTCATCAATGTGCAGCCGCGATACGGCCGGCTGCGGACTGCCCAGTCGCAGGAGATTATTGGTTGGGAAAATATCGAGTTGATTAGCGACCGGCCATTTGAGACTTGGATTGATGAATTCAAGCAGATCAAGGACAAGTATCCCGACCGCGTGCTGATCGCCTCGATCATGGAAGAATTTCGCAAAGACGCTTGGGTCGAGATCGTCGAGCGCTGCCAGGCGGCCGGCGTCGACGCGCTGGAGTGCAATTTTTCCTGTCCCCACGGCCTACCGGAGCGGCGAATGGGTTCAGCGATGGGAGAGAATGCTGAAATTCTTACCGAAGTTTGCCAGTGGGTGATGAGCACCGCAAAGGTTCCCGTGTGGGCGAAGATGACGCCGAACGTAACGCATATTGAAGAGCCGACACGCGCCGCTCTCAAAGCCGGGTGCGATGGCATCAGCGCGATTAATACCATTCGCAGCGTCATTGGCGTGAATCTCGACACGCTCCGTCCCGAACCGAGCGTCGAAGGCTTTACGACGGCCGGCGGCTATTCGTGCAGGGCGATCTTGCCGATCGCATTGCGGATGTGCATGGAAGTGGCGCAAGTGATCCACCAAGAATTCCCAGGCCGCACGCTCTCGGGCATCGGCGGCATCGAGACCGGCAGCGATGCGGCGCAATTTATCTTGCTCGGCTGCGATACGGTGCAAGTTTGCACCTACGTGATGAAATTCGGCTATCGCTGCATTCACGACATGACCGCCGAATTGTCGGCCTTCATGGATCGCCACGGCTTCCGATCGCTCGATGATTTCAAAGGGCATAGCCTGCAATATTTCACGACGCATTCCGACCTGGTGCGACGTCAAGCCGACGCGCGACAGGC